A region of the Dethiosulfovibrio salsuginis genome:
GGTGGGCCACAGCAGGTTGGAAAGGCCATCCCCAAACTGGAAGGCCAACACCGCTACCTGACGACTTATGCCAAGCACGTCGGAGAGGGGCGCCATTATGGGCATTGTGACGACGGCCTGACCACTGCCGGAAGGTATCACGAAGTTGATCAGGTTCTGAACAACCAACATCCCCTCGGCGGCGAGCCAACGGGGGAGGTCCTGGAGTGGGAGGGAGAGGTAATAGACCACCGTATCGACGATATGCCCCTCTCTCATCACGACGAGGACTCCCCTGGAAAGACCGATTATCATACAGCCGAAGATTATATCTTTCAGTCCCTTGACGTACACGTCGGCAAGCTTATTGGGGTTAAAACCGCCCACCAAACCGGAGACTATACCCATCACTACAAAAAGCCCCGAGAGCTCGTTAAAGTACCAGCCTCTCTGGGTAACACCCCAAACCAGTGCAGCTATAGAGAGGACGATCACAATACACACCGATCTAGTCCGAGCGTTGAACTGAGTGTTTAAAAGTTCATCGTGGTCGAGCTGAAGATCGCCCATATCAACTCCCGCCATGTAGCTTTTTGAGGGATCCTCTTTAATTCGCTTGGCGTAGCGCAGTATCCACCAGCAAGCCAAGGTCTCCATGACTAACCAGACCACCACCCTGAAGGCCCATCCAGAGAGCAGAGGAATGCCCGCAAAGTTCTGGGCCAATATTACCGTGAAAGGGTTCATGACCGCGGCGGTATAGCCTATTCCGACCGCCATCCCCACGGTGGCTAGCCCCACTATGGCATCGTACCCCATGGCGATAGCCATTCCCACGAATAAAGGAAGAAAGCCGAAGGTCTCCTCGAACATGCCAAAAACCGAGGCAGACATACCGAAGATGTAGACGAAGACGACAAGGATATAGTCGCTCCTGTCCTTGAATAAACGAAGCAACCAGCCGATAAAGGCGTTAAGAGCCTTGGTCTCTAAGACGACAAACCAGGACGCGTAGGCCAGAAGGACGAAGAAAAACACTCCAGCCGCGTCAACAAGCCCCTTCTGTATCGCGATAAAGGTCTGGAACGGACCGACAGGGGTCGAGGCGATTTCCTTAAACGAACCGGGAATCACCACAGTCCTGTTGATGGTCTCGTTCATCTCTCTGGAGAACTCCCCCGCTGGAAGAACCCAGCTCCCGACTGCTGCAAGGATGGTCAGCGACACCAAAAGAACGTACACGTGAGGAAGGGTAAACTTCTTCTTTGCCGAACCATCCTTTTTCTCTTCTACCTGAGACGCCATCTTCCACGTACCCCCTTTAATATGTTGGGTTTTCCACCCAGACAGGATAGCACAAATCGGTCCATGTGGACATAAGTTTAAAAAAACGTCTATCGTGAAGCCAGCTCCCGCAACTTGACTTTTTTGCACGACTGGACTAACTTACTTGTCGATAAGTAAATTAGTAAGATCTAGCTAACTAGCTGTCTTCCTGGGGACAGTATGGAGGCAAAAACGGAGGAGCGATTTATATGCACAAGGAAATGTCGGCACTACCAACTACCATGTTGATAACCCTCTGGGCAAAGGCCACCGAGAGCTCCATGGAAAGGCCCCTGCTGAGAGATCCCAAGGCGGTTGAGATAATGAAGGCGGTGGACTTCGATTTTTCGGTGTTCGATGGATGCTGGAAGTCCTAGATGGGGGTGGCGGTCCGCTCCGCCATACTGGACCGAGAGACTAAGAGGTTCCTGAAAAAACACCGAAACGGGGCGGAGGTAAACCTGGGAGCGGGGTTGGACTCCCGTATGGAGAGGCTAGGGGTAAAGAACGTCACGTGGTACGACCTAGACCTCCCTGAAGGCATAGAGATGAGAAAAAACTTTTTTGACGAGACCAAAAATCGACGGTTTATAGCCAAGTCGGTTTTCGATTTCTCCTGGATGGACGATATCAAGACCGAAGGGGGTCCCGTGCTTTTCATAGCAGAGGGACTTTTGATGTACTTCCCCGAGAAGCAGGTCCGCCGACTTTTCGTAGAGCTGGCAAAAAGGTTTCCCGGTGGGGAGATGCTGTTCGAGTCTACCGCCCCCTTCGTGGTCGGCAAGGCTCGGTTTCACGACTCGCTCTCCAAGGTGGACGAGATCCCTGAATTTCTGTGGGGGCCGAAAAAACCCGAGGTGGTATCTTCCTGGTCTCCCGGGATAGTCTTCGTCGATAAGTGGAACTTCTTCGACTACGCTAAGTCTAGGTGGGGCTGGATGAGGTTTGCGAGGCATCTACCTGTCCTGGGCAAGTCAATGTCATGTCACATAGTGAAGGTAAAATTCCGCTAGAGAAAAACCCAAGCCCCTGTCGGCGTCGAGTCGACAGAGGCTCTTTAGTGACCTTTAGAGGTTTACTTTCCTCTAGCTTGTTGGTAGACTTCACATTATTTGAGAACGAGAACTTATAGAGCCTCTACAAACATATCAATCGGAGCTAACAGATATTTTGCACCACGCTGGATCGGCTTATATTCTGAAAGGAAGTGATAAGAATGCTGGAGGCAAAGGGACTCAGCTTCGGATACGATAAAAAACCCATACTTAAGGACATTTCCTTTTCAGCCTCTAGGGGACAGGTCATCTCCCTCATAGGTCCCAACGGATCGGGAAAGTCCACCTTGCTCAGGTGTCTCTGTGGGCTGCTTCCGACAGGGAAGGAGACCGTTCGTATTCTCGATAAACCTCTAGGTAGATATTCCTCCCGAGAGCTCTCCCGGGTAATCGCCTTTCTACCCCAGATGCAGGAGAGGGTTTCGTCGATATCGGTTTACGAGCTCGTCGGCATGGGCAGGGCCCCCTATCACAGATCAGGGTGGTTTCTAGACGGAGAGGATCATCGGAAAATCCGGTGGGCCATAGGGTATATGGGCCTCGATTCTCTGGTGAACAGACCTATTGACATGCTTTCAGGCGGCGAGAGACAGAGAGCCTGGATCGCTATGGTGCTGGCTCAGGATACGCCGATTATCCTCCTGGACGAGCCGGTTACTTATATGGATCTAAAGTTTCAATGGGACCTCCTGACGGTGCTCAGAGACCTGCGAAACTCCTTTCAGAAGACAGTAATATCGGTCTTCCACGATATAAACCACGCCCTGGAGATATCGGACCGAGTTTACCTCTTAAAGGACGGGCGAATACACAGCACCGGGACATCGGACCAGGTCATAACCGAGCGGTCCATCCTGGAGGTCTTCGATATAGGAACCCACGTTTGCAGGTTTAAAAAGTGCAGAAGGCCTGTGGTCGTTCCATGCGGCTAAGGGCATAACAACAACATAGGGGCATCTCTAAAAAACCTGATCCTCGAAGGTGAGTTTTTAGAGGTTTCCATACTACTAAACTGGGAGGCCAAACAAACATGACAGAGAATTACAGCTCAAAGAGCTCGGCCAGAGCCCTGGCCCTATCGCTGATCGTCACCGGCTCTATCCTTTTAGGCGGAGGTAAAGCCCTGGCGGAGGGCACAGAAGGGTTCAAAACGGTGACCGATCACCTGGAGCGCACGATAGAGATTCCCAAAGACCCTCAAAGAATTTTGGCACTGAACCCTAACATGATGGACTTTCTCTATATCCTGGGATACAGCCCTGTGGGGAAGGTAGAGGAATACGAGATTCGACCGGAGGGTGCGGCCTTGCCCAGCGTCGGCAGGCAGAACAACGTCAACGTAGAGGCGGTCTACGGACTTAAACCCGACCTGATCTTCGGCAACGTGGGCCACATGGCCCCTATCATGGACGCTTTGGAGCAGACAGGGGCGGCGGTGGTGGCTCTGGACGCCAAGAGGAACGACGACGCCCTTCTAGGGGTGATGTACCTTATGGCTCAGGCCCTGGGGAAAGAGGAAGCAGCCGTGGAGTATAAGGCCTTGTTCGACTCGGTAGTCGAGAAGGGGAAGGCAAGGCTCAGGGAAACCCAGCCGGATATCAAAAGCATGGTGATCCTACAGGGAGGAGTCAAGAGCATCCTGGCCTTTATGCCTGGGAACTTCCACAGCGATTTAGTAGGAAGACTGGGCCTTAGAAACATCGTCCCTGTCGACTTTTCAAGGGTCAGCAAGGAGGTCCCATCGGCCATAGCATTCAACATAGAGAGCATTATGACCGAGGATCCCGACGTCATCTTTATCCGAACGGTGGGCAAAGGGGGTGGCTCCACCGTTGAGCGAATGAAAAAAGACCCAGCATGGAGCTCCCTGAGAGCGGTCAGGGAAAATCGGGTGATAGTCATGCCAGGAAAGCTCAACCCAGGAAAGATAGGCCTTCATGAAGCGACCCAGTGGATAGCCGATCAGCTATGCTCCATCGAGGCGAAGTGATCGATCAAAACCAAGGCTACGACAGGGCCAGAGGGAGACGGCTAACAGCTATTCTCTTCTCTATTTTTATCGCTTTTGCGCTGTGTGTAACCAGCGTAGCGGTGGGAACCCTTTCCTTCAGCCCTATGGACGTGTGGGAGGGATTAAGGGGGATCAGCTCAGAGCCTCTGGTTAATCAGATTATCCACAATATCCGTCTTCCTCGGGTTCTGACCGGACTTTTTGCCGGGATGAATCTGGCGGTTTCTGGGGCTCTCTTACAGGGCATCCTGAGGAATCCTCTCACCTCACCTCACATAATAGGGGTAAACGCTGGAGCGGGATTTATGGCGGTGGCTGTGATGATTCTCTTTCCCGAGAAGATCGAATGGATCCCTTCTGGAGCCTTTGTGGGGGCTCTCATGGCGGCGATGCTAGTTTACGGCCTTTCACTGGCATCTAGAACAGGGGAGACCGTCAGAATCATCCTGGCGGGAGTAGCGGTCTCCGCCCTTCTCAGTGCCCTCACGTCGGGAATGATGTTTTTAAACAGCGATCAGCTTGAGGTGACCTACGGCTGGCTTCTGGGAAGCCTTTCCGGCAGAGGGTGGAGCTATTTTCATCTACTCTGGCCCTACAGCTTGGGCGGCCTAGCATTGGCGTTGGCTCTCGCCCCAAAGGTAAACCTCTTCTCCCTAGGCGACGAGATCGGCAGCAGCCTGGGCTTACAGGTCCCTCTGTACAGAGCCATTCTACTGGTGGTGGCATCGATTTTAGCAGGAAGCGCCGTCAGCGTCGCAGGGACCATCGGATTTGTCGGCTTGATGGCCCCTCATCTGGCTCGACTGATGGTGGGAAACGATTATCGGTATTCCCTGATCCTCACCGCCGTTTTAGGGGGAGTTCTCCTGGCAACGTCGGACACGGTTGCCAGAACGATATTCCAGCCGATAGAGCTCTCGGTGGGAATAGTGACAGCGGTACTGGGAGCACCGTTTTTCCTCTTTCTGCTTTTCAGGAAGAGGTAGGATAAAAAGACAAGGAAGAAGGTGTCGACATGTCCAATTTTCTCATACACACATCTATAAACGCCAGGCGATATATCATGGACCACCTCAAGGAGAGATTACAGCAGTTGGAGGGACGGGGAGGTTCGATCTCCCTGAAGACCCCCGGTCACGACCACTCTAAAAACTGGATCCTCGAGTCCATATCGGAGGGTGGGGTTCCT
Encoded here:
- a CDS encoding ABC transporter ATP-binding protein; the protein is MLEAKGLSFGYDKKPILKDISFSASRGQVISLIGPNGSGKSTLLRCLCGLLPTGKETVRILDKPLGRYSSRELSRVIAFLPQMQERVSSISVYELVGMGRAPYHRSGWFLDGEDHRKIRWAIGYMGLDSLVNRPIDMLSGGERQRAWIAMVLAQDTPIILLDEPVTYMDLKFQWDLLTVLRDLRNSFQKTVISVFHDINHALEISDRVYLLKDGRIHSTGTSDQVITERSILEVFDIGTHVCRFKKCRRPVVVPCG
- a CDS encoding YfcC family protein, producing MASQVEEKKDGSAKKKFTLPHVYVLLVSLTILAAVGSWVLPAGEFSREMNETINRTVVIPGSFKEIASTPVGPFQTFIAIQKGLVDAAGVFFFVLLAYASWFVVLETKALNAFIGWLLRLFKDRSDYILVVFVYIFGMSASVFGMFEETFGFLPLFVGMAIAMGYDAIVGLATVGMAVGIGYTAAVMNPFTVILAQNFAGIPLLSGWAFRVVVWLVMETLACWWILRYAKRIKEDPSKSYMAGVDMGDLQLDHDELLNTQFNARTRSVCIVIVLSIAALVWGVTQRGWYFNELSGLFVVMGIVSGLVGGFNPNKLADVYVKGLKDIIFGCMIIGLSRGVLVVMREGHIVDTVVYYLSLPLQDLPRWLAAEGMLVVQNLINFVIPSGSGQAVVTMPIMAPLSDVLGISRQVAVLAFQFGDGLSNLLWPTALIPIMCAIAHVPLDKWYRFFIPFFLIALAFQGIFIAAAVALGI
- a CDS encoding ABC transporter substrate-binding protein — its product is MTENYSSKSSARALALSLIVTGSILLGGGKALAEGTEGFKTVTDHLERTIEIPKDPQRILALNPNMMDFLYILGYSPVGKVEEYEIRPEGAALPSVGRQNNVNVEAVYGLKPDLIFGNVGHMAPIMDALEQTGAAVVALDAKRNDDALLGVMYLMAQALGKEEAAVEYKALFDSVVEKGKARLRETQPDIKSMVILQGGVKSILAFMPGNFHSDLVGRLGLRNIVPVDFSRVSKEVPSAIAFNIESIMTEDPDVIFIRTVGKGGGSTVERMKKDPAWSSLRAVRENRVIVMPGKLNPGKIGLHEATQWIADQLCSIEAK
- a CDS encoding FecCD family ABC transporter permease, coding for MDSRSAMLHRGEVIDQNQGYDRARGRRLTAILFSIFIAFALCVTSVAVGTLSFSPMDVWEGLRGISSEPLVNQIIHNIRLPRVLTGLFAGMNLAVSGALLQGILRNPLTSPHIIGVNAGAGFMAVAVMILFPEKIEWIPSGAFVGALMAAMLVYGLSLASRTGETVRIILAGVAVSALLSALTSGMMFLNSDQLEVTYGWLLGSLSGRGWSYFHLLWPYSLGGLALALALAPKVNLFSLGDEIGSSLGLQVPLYRAILLVVASILAGSAVSVAGTIGFVGLMAPHLARLMVGNDYRYSLILTAVLGGVLLATSDTVARTIFQPIELSVGIVTAVLGAPFFLFLLFRKR
- a CDS encoding class I SAM-dependent methyltransferase; its protein translation is MGVAVRSAILDRETKRFLKKHRNGAEVNLGAGLDSRMERLGVKNVTWYDLDLPEGIEMRKNFFDETKNRRFIAKSVFDFSWMDDIKTEGGPVLFIAEGLLMYFPEKQVRRLFVELAKRFPGGEMLFESTAPFVVGKARFHDSLSKVDEIPEFLWGPKKPEVVSSWSPGIVFVDKWNFFDYAKSRWGWMRFARHLPVLGKSMSCHIVKVKFR